Proteins encoded in a region of the Anopheles aquasalis chromosome 2, idAnoAquaMG_Q_19, whole genome shotgun sequence genome:
- the LOC126581125 gene encoding serine/threonine-protein phosphatase 6 regulatory ankyrin repeat subunit B isoform X3 — translation MKSEWAPVEAVLKGLEKAVAAGGDDTSTAPLAGVLDPATGMTPLMFAVKDNRTPILDRMIDLGSDVGARNNDNYNVIHIASMYSREDVVKLLLQKRGVDPYSTGGSRQQTAVHLVASRQTGTATAILRALLTAAGKDIRTKTDGKGKIPLLLAVEAGNQSMCRELLSSQTADQLKATTTNGDTALHLAARRKDVEMARILIDYGANVDVQNGEGQTALHIAAAEGDEAMVKYFYTVRASAGITDFQDRTPMHLAAENGHASIIEILADKYRASIYERTKDGSTLMHIASLNGHAECATTLFRKGVYLHMPNKGGARSIHTAAKYGHVGIISTLLNKGEKVDVPTNDHYTALHIAVQSAKPAVVETLLGFGAEVHVRGGRLRETPLHIAARVRDGDRCALMLLKSGAGANKTTDDGQTPVHVAAKNGNTMTLDLLLEDNGDPLIKSNVGETPLHLGARNCHPQIVKHLIDFVMMKHGKEVLRNYLNFTNEDGATALHYACQVTKDEVKKPNGDRDIVKMLLENGADVALNTKSTLETCFHAVAVAGNNDVLTEMISHMTATDIQKAMNRQSSVGWTPLLIACNRGHMDLVNNLLANHARVDVFDNEGRSALHLAAEHGFLQVCDALITNKAFINSKSRVGRTALHLAAMNGYSELVKFLIRDHNAVVDILTLRKQTPLHLAAASGQMNVCKLLLELGANIDATDDVGQKPIHVAAQNNYSEVAKLFLQQHPNLVMATSKDGNTCAHIAAMQGSVKVIEELMKFDRNGVISTRNKLTDSTPLQLAAEGGHADVVKVLVRAGASCTDENKSGFTAVHLAAKNGHGQVLEVMRSTNSLRVSSKKLGLTPLHVAAYYGQADTVRELLINVPATVKSDSPSGTSLVPELGNESGLTPLHLAAYSGNENVVRLLLNSAGVQVDAATTENGYNPLHLACFGGHVPIVGLLLSRSAELLHSVDRHGKTGLHIAAMHGHYQMVEVLLGQGSEINASDKNGWTPLHCTAKAGYLDVVKLLVEAGGSPKSETNYSCAPIWFAASEGHNDVLKYLMHKEHDTYALMEDKRFVYNLMIVSKNHNNKPIEEFVLVSPAPVDTAAKLSNIFMVLSTKEKERAKDLIAAGKQCETMATELLALAAGADSAGRILTATDRRNMEFLDVLIENEQKEVIAHTVVQRYLQELWRGTLNWTAWRIMLLFVGFIVCPPVWIIFTLPLGHNFYKVPIIKFMSYLTSHIYLMIHLMIVGITPIYPVVRPSLLPYWYEWGLLVWLSGLLLFELTNPSDKSGLGSIKVLVLLFGIIGVGVHVSGMLYVNKTYWPTLMYCRNQFFALSFLLACVQILDFLSFHHLFGPWAIIIGDLLKDLARFLAVLAIFVFGFSMHIVALNQSFHNFSVDEIRRLPRTVASAAYFSDVPMTPIIAFERLFFAVFGQTSPDDINSQRSSRPEWTENLFKIVFGIYMLVSVVVLINLLIAMMSDTYQRIQAQSDIEWKYGLSKLIRNMHRTSTAPSPMNLVTTWFVWIVEKVRARLVKKKRPSLVQMMNLHRGQQSPRTKAGAKWLSKVKKDSTALSVMHLSPLGSQVSFTAANTNRIENVADWEAISKKYRALVGHDSEDGGSMKDSEGDNHSTNNGPGGNDQQQQQQQQQQMGNNVKV, via the exons AAAGGCAAAatcccgctgctgctcgcggtCGAGGCTGGCAACCAGTCGATGTGCCGGGAGCTCCTCTCATCCCAGACGGCCGACCAGCTGAAG GCAACTACGACCAATGGCGATACGGCGCTACATCTGGCCGCCCGGCGGAAGGACGTCGAGATGGCCCGGATACTCATCGACTACGGTGCCAACGTGGACGTGCAGAATGGCGAGGGCCAAACGGCGCTACACATAGCGGCCGCCGAAGGGGACGAGGCGATGGTGAAGTACTTCTACACCGTGCGCGCCTCCGCCGGAATCACCGACTTTCAGG ATCGTACACCGATGCATCTGGCAGCTGAAAATGGACATGCGTCAATCATTGAAATCCTGGCGGACAAGTACCGAGCCAGCATCTACGAACGAACCAAGGACGGAAGCACACTGATGCATATCGCCTCACTGAACGGTCATGCCGAGTGTGCAACGACGTTGTTTCGCAAGGGTGTCTATCTTCACATGCCAAACAAGGGTGGTGCCCGGAGCATCCACACGGCGGCCAAGTACGGCCACGTGGGCATCATCAGTACGCTGCTGAACAAGGGCGAAAAGGTGGACGTCCCCACCAAT GATCACTACACTGCCTTACACATTGCTGTTCAATCGGCCAAACCGGCCGTCGTAGAGACACTGCTCGGCTTCGGAGCCGAGGTGCACGTCCGTGGTGGACGGTTACGCGAGACGCCCCTCCATATAGCGGCTCGCGTCCGGGATGGCGATCGTTgtgcgctgatgctgctcaaATCCGGTGCCGGAGCGAACAAAACGACGGACGATGGGCAAACGCCAGTGCACGTAGCGGCCAAGAATGGTAACACGATGACGCTCGATCTGCTACTCGAGGATAATGGTGATCCTTTGATCAAATCCAAT GTTGGTGAAACGCCACTTCATCTCGGTGCACGGAACTGCCATCCACAGATCGTGAAGCATCTGATCGACTTTGTGATGATGAAGCACGGGAAGGAGGTGCTGCGGAACTATCTGAACTTTACGAACGAGGATGGTGCGACGGCACTCCACTACGCCTGCCAAGTGACGAAGGATGAGGTGAAGAAACCGAACGGAGATCGCGATATTGTGAAGATGCTGTTGGAGAATGGGGCGGATGTGGCCCTGAACACGAAGTCCACGCTAGAGACGTGCTTCCatgcggtggcagtggcgggcAATAATGATGTGCTGACGGAGATGATTAGCCACATGACGGCCACCGACATTCAGAAGGCGATGAATCGGCAATCGTCGGTCGGCTGGACGCCCCTGCTGATCGCGTGTAACCGGGGCCACATGGATCTGGTGAATAATCTGCTGGCGAACCACGCCCGTGTGGACGTGTTCGACAATGAGGGCCGCTCGGCGCTGCATCTGGCCGCCGAGCACGGGTTTCTGCAGGTGTGCGACGCCCTCATCACCAACAAGGCGTTCATCAACTCGAAGTCGCGAGTCGGCCGAACGGCGCTACATCTGGCAGCGATGAACGGGTACTCGGAGCTGGTGAAGTTCCTGATCCGCGACCACAACGCCGTGGTCGACATCCTGACGCTGCGGAAGCAGACGCCGCTCCACCTCGCggcggccagtggccagatGAACGTgtgcaagctgctgctggagctcgGTGCCAACATCGATGCGACGGATGACGTGGGCCAGAAGCCGATCCACGTCGCCGCCCAGAACAACTACTCCGAAGTGGCCAAACTgtttctccagcagcacccgAACCTGGTGATGGCGACGAGCAAGGACGGGAACACTTGTGCGCATATCGCCGCGATGCAGGGCTCCGTCAAGGTGATCGAGGAGCTGATGAAGTTCGACCGGAACGGCGTGATCTCGACGCGGAACAAGCTGACCGACTCGACGCCACTGCAGCTGGCGGCCGAGGGTGGCCATGCGGACGTCGTGAAGGTGCTGGTACGGGCCGGCGCTTCCTGCACGGACGAGAACAAGTCCGGCTTCACGGCGGTCCATCTGGCGGCCAAGAATGGCCATGGTCAGGTGCTGGAGGTCATGCGCAGCACTAATTCGCTAAGGGTGTCCAGTAAAAAATTGGGTTTAACGCCACTGCATGTGGCCGCGTACTACGGGCAAGCAGACACCGTGCGTGAACTGCTGATCAACGTACCTGCGACGGTTAAATCCGATTCTCCATCTGGCACATCATTAGTACCGGAATTAGGGAACGAGTCCGGACTGACGCCACTGCATCTGGCGGCGTACTCCGGCAACGAGAACGTCGTGCGACTGCTGCTCAACTCTGCCGGCGTTCAGGTCGATGCTGCGACCACCGAGAAC GGTTACAATCCACTGCATTTAGCATGTTTCGGAGGTCACGTCCCGATCGTGGGGCTGCTGCTCAGCCGATCGGCCGAACTTCTGCACAGTGTGGACCGGCACGGCAAGACCGGTCTGCACATCGCAGCTATGCACGGTCACTATCAGATGGTGGAGGTCCTGCTCGGCCAGGGCTCGGAGATTAACGCTTCGGACAAGAACGGCTGGACGCCGCTCCACTGTACGGCCAAGGCGGGCTATCTGGACGTCGtgaagctgctggtggaggcCGGCGGTTCGCCCAAGTCGGAGACCAACTACAGCTGCGCTCCGATTTGGTTCGCCGCGTCCGAGGGCCACAACGATGTGCTCAAGTACCTGATGCACAAGGAGCACGACACGTACGCACTGATGGAGGACAAGCGCTTCGTCTACAATCTGATGATCGTGTCGaagaaccacaacaacaaaccgatcgAGGAGTTTGTGCTCGTGTCACCGGCCCCGGTCGATACGGCGGCCAAGCTCTCCAACATCTTCATGGTGCTCTCGACCAAG GAGAAGGAACGAGCCAAGGATCTGATCGCGGCCGGTAAGCAGTGTGAAACGATGGCTACCgagctgctggcgctggccgcAGGTGCAGACTCGGCAGGTCGTATTCTCACGGCTACCGATCGGCGGAATATGGAGTTCCTCGATGTGCTGATCGAGAACGAGCAGAAGGAGGTGATCGCTCACACGGTCGTCCAGCGTTACCTTCAG GAACTGTGGCGTGGTACACTCAACTGGACGGCCTGGCGTATTATGTTGCTGTTCGTGGGCTTCATCGTGTGCCCACCGGTGTGGATCATCTTCACGCTACCGCTCGGGCACAACTTCTACAAGGTGCCCATTATCAAGTTCATGTCCTATCTCACCTCGCACATCTACCTGATGATCCACCTGATGATCGTCGGCATCACGCCGATCTATCCGGTGGTGCGGCCCAGCCTCCTGCCGTACTGGTACGAGTGGGGCCTGCTGGTGTGGCTcagcgggctgctgctgttcgagctGACCAACCCGAGCGACAAGTCCGGTCTGGGTAGTATCAAAGTATTAGTGTTACTGTTCGGTATTATAGGTGTGGGCGTGCACGTGTCCGGCATGCTGTACGTGAACAAAACCTACTGGCCAACGCTGATGTACTGCCGGAATCAGTTCTTCGCCCTCTCCTTTCTGCTCGCCTGCGTGCAGATACTCGACTTTCTCTCCTTTCACCACCTGTTCGGCCCGTGGGCCATCATTATTGGCGATCTGCTCAAGGATCTTGCCCGCTTCCTTGCCGTGCTGGCGATATTCGTGTTCGGCTTCTCGATGCATATCGTCGCGCTGAATCAATCATTTCACAATTTCAGCGTCGACGAAATCCGACGACTGCCCCGAACGGTCGCGTCGGCTGCGTACTTCAGCGACG TACCGATGACGCCGATCATCGCCTTCGAGCGCCTGTTCTTCGCCGTCTTCGGCCAGACGTCACCGGACGACATCAACTCGCAGCGCTCGTCCCGTCCGGAGTGGACGGAAAATCTGTTCAAGATAGTATTTGGCATTTATATGTTAGTCTCCGTAGTAGTGCTCATTAATCTTCTTATCGCTATGATGTCGGATACCTATCAACGCATCCAG GCACAATCCGATATCGAGTGGAAGTACGGTTTGTCGAAGCTGATCCGGAACATGCACCGTACGTCGACCGCACCATCGCCGATGAATCTCGTCACGACCTGGTTCGTGTGGATTGTGGAGAAAGTACGG GCCCGCTtagtgaagaagaagcgacCATCGCTGGTGCAGATGATGAATCTCCACCGTGGACAGCAGAGTCCGCGCACCAAAGCAGGTGCCAAGTGGTTGTCGAAAGTGAAGAAAG acTCGACCGCGCTTTCCGTCATGCATCTGTCTCCGCTTGGGTCGCAAGTCAGCTTCACCGCTGCCAATACGAACCGAATCGAGAACGTTGCAGACTGGGAAGCGATCTCGAAGAAATACCGCGCACTGGTTGGCCACGATTCCGAGGATGGTGGTTCAATGAAGGACTCCGAGGGTGACAACCATTCGACCAACAACGGACCCGGTGGCaatgatcaacagcagcagcagcagcagcagcagcagatgggcAACAACGTCAAGGTGTAG
- the LOC126581125 gene encoding serine/threonine-protein phosphatase 6 regulatory ankyrin repeat subunit B isoform X1, with protein MKSEWAPVEAVLKGLEKAVAAGGDDTSTAPLAGVLDPATGMTPLMFAVKDNRTPILDRMIDLGSDVGARNNDNYNVIHIASMYSREDVVKLLLQKRGVDPYSTGGSRQQTAVHLVASRQTGTATAILRALLTAAGKDIRTKTDGKGKIPLLLAVEAGNQSMCRELLSSQTADQLKATTTNGDTALHLAARRKDVEMARILIDYGANVDVQNGEGQTALHIAAAEGDEAMVKYFYTVRASAGITDFQDRTPMHLAAENGHASIIEILADKYRASIYERTKDGSTLMHIASLNGHAECATTLFRKGVYLHMPNKGGARSIHTAAKYGHVGIISTLLNKGEKVDVPTNDHYTALHIAVQSAKPAVVETLLGFGAEVHVRGGRLRETPLHIAARVRDGDRCALMLLKSGAGANKTTDDGQTPVHVAAKNGNTMTLDLLLEDNGDPLIKSNVGETPLHLGARNCHPQIVKHLIDFVMMKHGKEVLRNYLNFTNEDGATALHYACQVTKDEVKKPNGDRDIVKMLLENGADVALNTKSTLETCFHAVAVAGNNDVLTEMISHMTATDIQKAMNRQSSVGWTPLLIACNRGHMDLVNNLLANHARVDVFDNEGRSALHLAAEHGFLQVCDALITNKAFINSKSRVGRTALHLAAMNGYSELVKFLIRDHNAVVDILTLRKQTPLHLAAASGQMNVCKLLLELGANIDATDDVGQKPIHVAAQNNYSEVAKLFLQQHPNLVMATSKDGNTCAHIAAMQGSVKVIEELMKFDRNGVISTRNKLTDSTPLQLAAEGGHADVVKVLVRAGASCTDENKSGFTAVHLAAKNGHGQVLEVMRSTNSLRVSSKKLGLTPLHVAAYYGQADTVRELLINVPATVKSDSPSGTSLVPELGNESGLTPLHLAAYSGNENVVRLLLNSAGVQVDAATTENGYNPLHLACFGGHVPIVGLLLSRSAELLHSVDRHGKTGLHIAAMHGHYQMVEVLLGQGSEINASDKNGWTPLHCTAKAGYLDVVKLLVEAGGSPKSETNYSCAPIWFAASEGHNDVLKYLMHKEHDTYALMEDKRFVYNLMIVSKNHNNKPIEEFVLVSPAPVDTAAKLSNIFMVLSTKEKERAKDLIAAGKQCETMATELLALAAGADSAGRILTATDRRNMEFLDVLIENEQKEVIAHTVVQRYLQELWRGTLNWTAWRIMLLFVGFIVCPPVWIIFTLPLGHNFYKVPIIKFMSYLTSHIYLMIHLMIVGITPIYPVVRPSLLPYWYEWGLLVWLSGLLLFELTNPSDKSGLGSIKVLVLLFGIIGVGVHVSGMLYVNKTYWPTLMYCRNQFFALSFLLACVQILDFLSFHHLFGPWAIIIGDLLKDLARFLAVLAIFVFGFSMHIVALNQSFHNFSVDEIRRLPRTVASAAYFSDVRMNPILSFELLFFAVFGQTTTDQTQIDKMTTNTPRTQPYWTEYLFKIVFGIYMLVSVVVLINLLIAMMSDTYQRIQAQSDIEWKYGLSKLIRNMHRTSTAPSPMNLVTTWFVWIVEKVRARLVKKKRPSLVQMMNLHRGQQSPRTKAGAKWLSKVKKGQVAPKDSTALSVMHLSPLGSQVSFTAANTNRIENVADWEAISKKYRALVGHDSEDGGSMKDSEGDNHSTNNGPGGNDQQQQQQQQQQMGNNVKV; from the exons AAAGGCAAAatcccgctgctgctcgcggtCGAGGCTGGCAACCAGTCGATGTGCCGGGAGCTCCTCTCATCCCAGACGGCCGACCAGCTGAAG GCAACTACGACCAATGGCGATACGGCGCTACATCTGGCCGCCCGGCGGAAGGACGTCGAGATGGCCCGGATACTCATCGACTACGGTGCCAACGTGGACGTGCAGAATGGCGAGGGCCAAACGGCGCTACACATAGCGGCCGCCGAAGGGGACGAGGCGATGGTGAAGTACTTCTACACCGTGCGCGCCTCCGCCGGAATCACCGACTTTCAGG ATCGTACACCGATGCATCTGGCAGCTGAAAATGGACATGCGTCAATCATTGAAATCCTGGCGGACAAGTACCGAGCCAGCATCTACGAACGAACCAAGGACGGAAGCACACTGATGCATATCGCCTCACTGAACGGTCATGCCGAGTGTGCAACGACGTTGTTTCGCAAGGGTGTCTATCTTCACATGCCAAACAAGGGTGGTGCCCGGAGCATCCACACGGCGGCCAAGTACGGCCACGTGGGCATCATCAGTACGCTGCTGAACAAGGGCGAAAAGGTGGACGTCCCCACCAAT GATCACTACACTGCCTTACACATTGCTGTTCAATCGGCCAAACCGGCCGTCGTAGAGACACTGCTCGGCTTCGGAGCCGAGGTGCACGTCCGTGGTGGACGGTTACGCGAGACGCCCCTCCATATAGCGGCTCGCGTCCGGGATGGCGATCGTTgtgcgctgatgctgctcaaATCCGGTGCCGGAGCGAACAAAACGACGGACGATGGGCAAACGCCAGTGCACGTAGCGGCCAAGAATGGTAACACGATGACGCTCGATCTGCTACTCGAGGATAATGGTGATCCTTTGATCAAATCCAAT GTTGGTGAAACGCCACTTCATCTCGGTGCACGGAACTGCCATCCACAGATCGTGAAGCATCTGATCGACTTTGTGATGATGAAGCACGGGAAGGAGGTGCTGCGGAACTATCTGAACTTTACGAACGAGGATGGTGCGACGGCACTCCACTACGCCTGCCAAGTGACGAAGGATGAGGTGAAGAAACCGAACGGAGATCGCGATATTGTGAAGATGCTGTTGGAGAATGGGGCGGATGTGGCCCTGAACACGAAGTCCACGCTAGAGACGTGCTTCCatgcggtggcagtggcgggcAATAATGATGTGCTGACGGAGATGATTAGCCACATGACGGCCACCGACATTCAGAAGGCGATGAATCGGCAATCGTCGGTCGGCTGGACGCCCCTGCTGATCGCGTGTAACCGGGGCCACATGGATCTGGTGAATAATCTGCTGGCGAACCACGCCCGTGTGGACGTGTTCGACAATGAGGGCCGCTCGGCGCTGCATCTGGCCGCCGAGCACGGGTTTCTGCAGGTGTGCGACGCCCTCATCACCAACAAGGCGTTCATCAACTCGAAGTCGCGAGTCGGCCGAACGGCGCTACATCTGGCAGCGATGAACGGGTACTCGGAGCTGGTGAAGTTCCTGATCCGCGACCACAACGCCGTGGTCGACATCCTGACGCTGCGGAAGCAGACGCCGCTCCACCTCGCggcggccagtggccagatGAACGTgtgcaagctgctgctggagctcgGTGCCAACATCGATGCGACGGATGACGTGGGCCAGAAGCCGATCCACGTCGCCGCCCAGAACAACTACTCCGAAGTGGCCAAACTgtttctccagcagcacccgAACCTGGTGATGGCGACGAGCAAGGACGGGAACACTTGTGCGCATATCGCCGCGATGCAGGGCTCCGTCAAGGTGATCGAGGAGCTGATGAAGTTCGACCGGAACGGCGTGATCTCGACGCGGAACAAGCTGACCGACTCGACGCCACTGCAGCTGGCGGCCGAGGGTGGCCATGCGGACGTCGTGAAGGTGCTGGTACGGGCCGGCGCTTCCTGCACGGACGAGAACAAGTCCGGCTTCACGGCGGTCCATCTGGCGGCCAAGAATGGCCATGGTCAGGTGCTGGAGGTCATGCGCAGCACTAATTCGCTAAGGGTGTCCAGTAAAAAATTGGGTTTAACGCCACTGCATGTGGCCGCGTACTACGGGCAAGCAGACACCGTGCGTGAACTGCTGATCAACGTACCTGCGACGGTTAAATCCGATTCTCCATCTGGCACATCATTAGTACCGGAATTAGGGAACGAGTCCGGACTGACGCCACTGCATCTGGCGGCGTACTCCGGCAACGAGAACGTCGTGCGACTGCTGCTCAACTCTGCCGGCGTTCAGGTCGATGCTGCGACCACCGAGAAC GGTTACAATCCACTGCATTTAGCATGTTTCGGAGGTCACGTCCCGATCGTGGGGCTGCTGCTCAGCCGATCGGCCGAACTTCTGCACAGTGTGGACCGGCACGGCAAGACCGGTCTGCACATCGCAGCTATGCACGGTCACTATCAGATGGTGGAGGTCCTGCTCGGCCAGGGCTCGGAGATTAACGCTTCGGACAAGAACGGCTGGACGCCGCTCCACTGTACGGCCAAGGCGGGCTATCTGGACGTCGtgaagctgctggtggaggcCGGCGGTTCGCCCAAGTCGGAGACCAACTACAGCTGCGCTCCGATTTGGTTCGCCGCGTCCGAGGGCCACAACGATGTGCTCAAGTACCTGATGCACAAGGAGCACGACACGTACGCACTGATGGAGGACAAGCGCTTCGTCTACAATCTGATGATCGTGTCGaagaaccacaacaacaaaccgatcgAGGAGTTTGTGCTCGTGTCACCGGCCCCGGTCGATACGGCGGCCAAGCTCTCCAACATCTTCATGGTGCTCTCGACCAAG GAGAAGGAACGAGCCAAGGATCTGATCGCGGCCGGTAAGCAGTGTGAAACGATGGCTACCgagctgctggcgctggccgcAGGTGCAGACTCGGCAGGTCGTATTCTCACGGCTACCGATCGGCGGAATATGGAGTTCCTCGATGTGCTGATCGAGAACGAGCAGAAGGAGGTGATCGCTCACACGGTCGTCCAGCGTTACCTTCAG GAACTGTGGCGTGGTACACTCAACTGGACGGCCTGGCGTATTATGTTGCTGTTCGTGGGCTTCATCGTGTGCCCACCGGTGTGGATCATCTTCACGCTACCGCTCGGGCACAACTTCTACAAGGTGCCCATTATCAAGTTCATGTCCTATCTCACCTCGCACATCTACCTGATGATCCACCTGATGATCGTCGGCATCACGCCGATCTATCCGGTGGTGCGGCCCAGCCTCCTGCCGTACTGGTACGAGTGGGGCCTGCTGGTGTGGCTcagcgggctgctgctgttcgagctGACCAACCCGAGCGACAAGTCCGGTCTGGGTAGTATCAAAGTATTAGTGTTACTGTTCGGTATTATAGGTGTGGGCGTGCACGTGTCCGGCATGCTGTACGTGAACAAAACCTACTGGCCAACGCTGATGTACTGCCGGAATCAGTTCTTCGCCCTCTCCTTTCTGCTCGCCTGCGTGCAGATACTCGACTTTCTCTCCTTTCACCACCTGTTCGGCCCGTGGGCCATCATTATTGGCGATCTGCTCAAGGATCTTGCCCGCTTCCTTGCCGTGCTGGCGATATTCGTGTTCGGCTTCTCGATGCATATCGTCGCGCTGAATCAATCATTTCACAATTTCAGCGTCGACGAAATCCGACGACTGCCCCGAACGGTCGCGTCGGCTGCGTACTTCAGCGACG tgcgcATGAACCCCATACTGTCATTCGAGCTGCTCTTTTTCGCTGTATTTGGTCAAACTACCACCGATCAAACACAAATTGATAAAATGACGACGAATACACCACGAACGCAACCCTATTGGACTGAGTATTTGTTCAAAATTGTGTTTGGCATTTACATGTTGGTATCAGTGGTTGTACTTATCAATCTGCTCATTGCTATGATGTCTGATACGTATCAGAGAATTCAG GCACAATCCGATATCGAGTGGAAGTACGGTTTGTCGAAGCTGATCCGGAACATGCACCGTACGTCGACCGCACCATCGCCGATGAATCTCGTCACGACCTGGTTCGTGTGGATTGTGGAGAAAGTACGG GCCCGCTtagtgaagaagaagcgacCATCGCTGGTGCAGATGATGAATCTCCACCGTGGACAGCAGAGTCCGCGCACCAAAGCAGGTGCCAAGTGGTTGTCGAAAGTGAAGAAAGGTCAGGTGGCTCCTAAAG acTCGACCGCGCTTTCCGTCATGCATCTGTCTCCGCTTGGGTCGCAAGTCAGCTTCACCGCTGCCAATACGAACCGAATCGAGAACGTTGCAGACTGGGAAGCGATCTCGAAGAAATACCGCGCACTGGTTGGCCACGATTCCGAGGATGGTGGTTCAATGAAGGACTCCGAGGGTGACAACCATTCGACCAACAACGGACCCGGTGGCaatgatcaacagcagcagcagcagcagcagcagcagatgggcAACAACGTCAAGGTGTAG